GTTATGTGGATATTCATGCAGAAGGCATTACTAAAGAAGATTTATCAAAATCAGTTGGTAAACCAGTAGAAACCGTACCACAAATCTTTATTGATGAAAAACCAATTGGTGGTTGCACTGACTTTGAAGCATTAATGAAAGAACAATTTGGTATCGTTGCTTAATTTTTCTTTTAATTTACAAAAAAGCCACTTTCAATCGAAAGTGGCTTTTTCATAGAATCGTTTTAACCGTTATAACGTTTAAAAATTAATGTTGCATTCGTACCACCAAAACCAAAGCTATTTGACATGACAGTTTGTAATCCTGCATTTTCTTTCGTCTCAGTAACGATGTTGCAACCTTCAGCGGCTTCATCTAAGGTTTCGATATTAATACTTGGCGCAATAAAATCATTATCCAGCATTAACAACGTGTAAATTGCTTCGTGTGCACCCGCCGCCCCTAAAGAGTGACCTGTCATTGATTTAGTTGAAGAAATCGCTGGGATTTTATCGCCAAATACATTTTTGATTGCACCTAATTCTTTCACGTCACCAACTGGTGTAGATGTACCGTGTACGTTGATGTAATCAATTGGAGTATCAACAGTTGCCATTGCCTGTTTCATACAACGCTCTGCACCTTCGCCACTTGGTGCAACCATATCGTAACCGTCAGAAGTTGCTCCATAGCCGACAATTTCCGCGTAGATTTTTGCACCACGGGCAAGTGCGTGTTCTAATTCTTCCACAACCACAACAGCACCACCACCTGCAATAACGAAACCATCGCGGTTTGCATCATAAGCACGAGATGCTTTTTCTGGCGTTTCATTGTATTTAGTTGAAACGGCACCCATCGCATCAAATTCAGTTGCACATTCCCAAGATAATTCTTCCGCACCACCTGCAAAAACCACATCTTGTTTGCCTAATTGAATTAACTCAACCGCATGACCGATACAATGTGCAGAGGTTGCACAAGCAGAACTCATTGAATAGTTCACACCACGGATTTTATAAGGAGTAGCTAAACAAGCAGAAACACTTGATGCCATTGTTTTCGTTACTGCGTAAGGACCAATCGCCTTTACACCTCTAGGGCCACGCACCGCATCACAAGCCACTAACTGGTTATGTGCAGAACCCGTACCCGCACCAATCACTAAACCAGTACGATCATTAGAAACTTGATCTTCTGTTAAGCCAGCATCCTCAATCGCTTCACGCATAGAAAGATAAGCATAAGCCGCTGCATCACCCATAAAACGGAACACTTTACGATCAATGTGCTCGCTTGGGTTTAATTTGATTGTTCCGGCAACATGGCTACGCATATTCATTTCAACAAACTCAGGCACAACTTCAATACCTGATTTCCCTTCTTTTAATGAAGCCAATACTTCTTCTTTGTTGTTACCGATACTTGAAATAATCCCAAAGCCTGTAATTACAGCTCTTCTCATTGCTTCTTCCTTATTGTTTTATATGTAAAAATAACGGCACAAAATTACTACGAAATAAAAATATTTCAAGCAATAATTCATTTGTTCGACCAGTTCAGAAAATTGCGTTATTATACGCAAATTTCATTAGGCAAGAAAGAAATAAAAATGACCTTTAGCGTGCAACATGCTGAGATTCACTTCAATCGAAACCATATTCCCGTCTCAGATCAATTCAATGATGTCTATTTTTCTAACGAAAATGGATTAGCCGAAACAGATTATGTTTTTCTACAAGGTAATCAACTTTGGGAACGTTGGATAAGCCACAACGAGGCTAATTTTGTCATTGCTGAAACAGGATTTGGTACAGGATTAAATTTCTTTGCGGTAACCAAATTGTTCCGTGAATTTCGCCAGCAACACGAGAATCATCATTTAAAACGCCTAAATTTTATTTCCTTTGAAAAATATCCGCTAAAAATCACCGCACTTTCACAAGCGCATCTTGCCTATCCGCAATTTGAAGATTTAAGCGCTCATTTGCAACGTTATTGGCCTTCATTGATTCTAGGTTGTCATCGTATTCATTTTGAAGAGACCACCTTAGATTTATGGCTTGGTAATGTATCAGAAAACTTGCCACAACTTGGCGATTATATGAATGAACGTATTGATGCTTGGTTTTTAGATGGTTTTGCGCCAAGCAAAAATCCTGAAATGTGGAATGATGATCTCTATAACTTAATGTTTCGTTTCACAAAACCCAATGGTTCTTTTGCCACTTTCACCGCAGCAAGTGCGGTTAGAAAAGGGCTTGAATCCGCAGGCTTTAACGTGACAAAACGTAAAGGCTTTGGCAAAAAACGGGAATGTTTAAGTGGGCTAAAAATACAATCAAAATCTACCGCACTTTCCACACCTTGGTATCTTGCTCAGCCTGCGAAAATGGAAAAACAAGATGTCGCTATTATCGGCGGTGGTATTGCTTCTCTTTGTGCAGCCATTTCCTTAGTAAAACGTGGGGCAAAAGTTACCATTTATTGTGAAGATGAAGCACTCGCACTCAATGCCTCAGGCAATAAACAAGGCGCATTTTATCCGCAACTTAGCGATGATAATGTGCTCACCGTTGATTTTTACCTACACGCTTTCAGTTACGGTCGCCAATTACTTGATTGGACAATCAAACAAAACATAGAGTTTGAGCACGAATTTTGTGGCGTGGCACTATGTGCTTACAACGAAAAAAGTGCGGTTAAATTAACAAAGATTTCTCAACTTGGTTTACCGAACGAAATCTTCCAAATGCTGAGTGCTGAACAACTCAGTGAAAAAGTGGGATTACCGCTTAATTGCGAAGGCGGTTGGATTGAGCAAGGTGCTTGGCTTGCACCAAGACAATTTGTTCAAAATGCCTTTTCATTTCTTGAAAAGCAGGGTGTAATCATTAAAACCTCACAAAAAATTACCGCACTTTCTCAACAAGAAAAAGGTTGGGAACTAGAAAATACGCAAGGTCAAAAATACTGTCATGAAGTCGTCATTCTTGCGAACGGATATAAAATTACTGATTTTATTCAAACAGAAAAGCTACCGCTCTACCCTATCCGTGGGCAAGTCAGCCAAATTCCAACATCAGAAAACTTACTCAAACTGAAATCTGTGCTTTGTTATGATGACTATCTCACTCCAGCCGATCAATTAAAAACCTCACATTGCATCGGCGCAAGCCATATTCGTGATAATGTTGATCGCCATTTTAGCGAACAAGAACAACAAGAAAATCAACAAAAACTCCAGCAAAATATCATGCAGAATTGGACAAAGGACGTAGATACTTCTAGCAATTTGGCTCGAGTGGGCATTCGTTGCTCCGTACGCGATCTTGCCCCAATGATTGGAAACGTCCCGAATTTTGAACAGCAACAAGCGGATTATTACAATTTATTCAACCTCCGCCGCCGTAAACAACCTATTCAAAGTGCGGCCAATTTTCAGAATCTTTTCTTAATCGCAGCCTTAGGTTCTCGCGGGCTTACCTCCGCCCCACTCTTAGGTGAAACTTTAGCTTCAATCATTTATGGCGAGCCATTACCAATAAGCGAAGCCATATTACATAACCTTTCAGCTAACCGAGCTTGGGCGAGAAAGTGGTTGAAAGGTTCAATAGTTGAATAAATCCATAAGATTCAGAACCTTACAAAAATAACTTTAACGTGTTAAAATCAAACAAAATTTAAATATAAAAATGAATACAAAAATGCAATCAATCAATCAATCAATCAATCAATCAATCAATCAATCAATCAATCAATCAATCAATCAATCAATCAATCAATCAATCAATCAATCAATCAATCAATCAATCAATCAAATTGTAGAATTTGTTAAAACTTGCTGCAAGCCTGAGGAAGTATTTCATTTTCTTCATCAGCATTCCATTCCTTTTTCCTCCATTGGAGGAATGACCAATCAAAATGTTCTACTTAATATTTCTGGAATTAAGTTTGTATTAAGGATCCCTAATGCCGTAAATTTGTCACTTATAAATCGAGAATATGAGGCATTCAATAATGCACAGACATATCGTGCTGGTTTGAATGTAGAAACTCCCGTATTAGATGCCAAAAGTGGCGTAAAACTGACTCGTTATTTAGAAAATAGTAAGCCTTTAAGTCAAACACAATTAAACGAACAAAGTTGTTTGTCTCAAGTTGTGAATAATTTATGTCGTTTACACAACAACAGTGAATTTGTTTTTCGCAATGTATTTAGCGTATTCGATGAGTTCCGCCAGTATTTTTCATTGCTAGAAAACAAATCCGCTTTTTTTCAAGCAGATCCTAGAATGGATAAACTTTCAGCCGTATTCTGGCAATTTGAAAATATCAATAAAGACTTAATTTTACGTTCGTGCCACAATGATTTAGTCCCTGAAAATATGTTATTACAAGATGATCGGCTATTTTTTATCGATTGGGAATATTCAGGCTTAAATGATCCGTTATTTGATATAGCGACGATCATTGAGGAAGCTCATTTATCGAAAGAAGCTGCTGATTTTCTATTAGAAACCTATTGCAATCAGACAAATAAATATCACAAGACAGAATTTCAAATCGCTCACAAACGGTTAAAAATTCATCGTTTTTGCCAAAATGTATTATGGTTTTTATGGACAAAAGTAAAGGAAGAACACGGCGAGAATTTTGGCGATTATGCGCTAAAACGCTTAGATGCAGCATTTAAACTATTAGAGGAATTGCCATAATGCGTGGCTATCTCTTTGGCATACTATCCGCTGTATTTTGGGCATTATCTGGATTGTTATATAACGAATTGCCATTAAGTGAATATACTGCGTTAGGGAAAGTGATTTCATTGCTTTTTTTAATTGATTTTTGCTCGTTATTTGTAATAGGCATAACATTGTGGCAAAAAAGTGCGGTAGATTTTCAAGGCGTTTTTTGGCGACCTGCGTTATCTGGCGTATTAGGTGGACCAATAGGAATGTCTGCCTATTTATTAAGCATTCATTATTTAACGATCTATTATGCGGCACCGCTTTCATCTCTCTTTCCTGTTATCGCTGCATTAATGTCTTATTGGATTCTAAAAGAAAAAATCTCTAGAACAGCGCAGTTTGGATTTGGATTGGCGGTTATTGCTTCTGCATTGTTGGCTATTGAAGTCGGGCAAAAAGCAAACTTCAATACAAGCGGTCTCATTTTTTTAGCCATTTGCATATTAGGGTGGTCATCTGAAATAGTGATATCCTCCTATACAATGCGTTCTCTCTCTGGACTTCAAGTGTATTTTTTAAGACTATGTGGTTCAACTATTGGTTATTTATTGATTCTATTTATTCTTTCCTTGAAAGATTTCTCACTAGATATACTTAGTTTTAATTATGTACAAATTGCTGGCGTAATAATCTTTGGGGCATTATCTTACGTCTGCTATTACCAAGCGATTTATCTGTTAAAACCAATCAAAGCAATGGCATTAAATATCACATATTCTGTATGGGCAATTGGACTTGGTTATCTGCTCTATAAACAGCCAATTAAGCCCATTACCTTACTACTCACCTTATTATTAAGTGCAGGAGTGATCGTTACACTTTATTACAAAGGGGAACAAAAATGAATGCAATTATTTTGGCTGCAGGCCTAGGCAGTCGTTTTAAAGACATCACACAAACCACTCATAAAGCCCTATTAGATATTCATGGAACACCTAACTTAGAACGGACACTCGCTTTTCTACGTCAAGCAAATATCGACAATATTGTCATTGTTACAGGGTATTTACACGAACAATTCGAGTATCTAAAGAAAAAATATGACTGCAGCTTGATTTACAACGAAAAATATCGTGAATATAACAGCATTTATTCCTTTTCTCTGGCACAAGACTTCTTTAGTGATTGTTATGTTATTGATGCGGATGTTGTGCTCAATCGTAATATTTTTCTAACGAAGCCACCACACAGTACATATTTCACAGTCATCCGTTCTAAAACGCACAATGAATGGTTACCGATTTTAAATAGTAATGGGCAAGTAATACGTATTGAGATTGGATCATTAAACCAGCCTAGCTTGTCAGGGGTATCTTATTGGACAACTCGGGATTGCAATATTATTCTAAATTTGCTCAAAGAATACACAAATGAAGTGCGGTTAAAAAATCCCAAACTTTATTGGGATACTATTCCGATGGAATATATAGATAAATTAAATGTTCATACGGAGCAACTTAACAACGATGATATATTTGAGATGGATAACCTTGATGATTATCAGCATATTTTACAAAAATTGACACCAAACAAGGAAAAATAATGAAAAAATTGACTCTCAGAGAACAACAACTCGTTTGTCTCGATATCTTAGATTATTTCCACGCTCTATGTGAGAAACACCAAATTCACTATTCTCTTGGTGGTGGAACATTAATAGGCGCAATACGCCACAAAGGCTTTATCCCTTGGGATGATGATATTGATGTATATATGCACCGCGATGAATATCAAAAATTTGTTGATGTTTGGTTTCAAGAAACTCACGAATACTACAATATGGAAACAGTAGAAGACATACTTGCTCAAAAGACTGGAGAAATGGCAAAAATCTTTGATTGTCGTACTCAAATAACCGAAATTAAAGGAAAAAAAAGCGCAATGTTTATAGATATATTCATCTATGATGGGGTGCCAAATAATCCAAAGATCATCTGCTCTTTTATGAAAAAATATAGAAGAACTCATCGCCGTTTCTATTCTTGCAAGAAAAGATGGTTAAGAGAAAAAGAAAATACCTTATGGAAAGCAATACTTAATAAATTGAGCCATTTAATATTTTCCAAAATGCAAAAAAATCTAGAGCAATTTCAAATAACATATCCGATAAAACAATGCGATTATATTGGTCTTGTACTATCTGATTATGACGATTGTGGAGGATGGAAAAAATCTTATATGCCGAAGGAATATTTTAATCACATTGTTTATAAAGAATTTGAAGGACGACAATTTCAAGTAATGAATGGATATCACGAACACTTAACGCAATATTACGGCGACTATATGCAACTTCCCCCTGAAGAAGAGCAAAAACCACATCATATTCAAGAAGCGTATATTTTGTAAGCGAAAGGGCAGATTTAATTCTGCCCTTTTTCAATTATTACTGAACCTTCCCACAATTCAAACAATACAAATATTGACCTTTAGGATCATTAAATTTAGTTAATATATTCAATTCTTTTTGTAATTTTTGAATTGGAGCTGGCAGACCAAGCCATTTAACTAACTGCTCTTGCGTACCTTTTTTAGTATCGCGTAATAAGGTGCTAATTAAACTAACATTATCATCAGTAAACCATTCCACGCTAAAATCTTGTACGGCAGTATCTTGGCGTTGATTTACTAATTGCTCTGCTTTATTGACCGCTTCATTAAAAGAACCGATCTCATCCACCAAACCATTTTGGAATGCGTCACTACCCAACCAAACCTGACCTTGAGCAAGTTTATCTACTTGTGTTTTAGAAAGCTGGCGACCTTTGCTGACAATTTCTAAAAATCGGTCATAACCATGCTCAATTTCTGTTTGATAAATATCTTGTACGGGTTTTGCTAATGGAGAAAACGCTGATGTATTAGCTAATTCAGTGGTTGAAACACCATCTGAACTCACTCCGATTTTCTTTATGCTATTTTCAAAAGTCGGGAACATCGCGAAAATACCGATAGAGCCTGTAATAGTGTTTTCATCGGCAATAATATAATCTGCAGTGGATGAAATCCAATAACCGCCAGATGCTGCCATTGCGCCCATAGATACGATGACAGGCTTACCGATTTTCTGTAAATTTTCTGTTTCTTGACGAATAATTTCAGAAGCAAAAGCACTACCACCTGGTGAATTCACTCGTAAAACAACGGCTTTCACTGAGTTATCATCTTGAGCTTTACGGAGAATTCGCGCAATGGTGTCGCCACCTGCATTTTCTTCATCACTTTCCCCATCGATAATCGCTCCCTCCACATTCACAACCGCAATTTTATTCGGTACGTTGTAATGTTCTAAGCGATCAGGCTGTTGAGCTAAATAATCATCAAATTCGATAAGGTTCGCTTTTCCATCGCTTCCTTTGCCAAAAAGTGCGGTGAGTTTTTTATCTAAATCCAAACGAGTTACAACGTCGGTTACTAATCCACGTTGTTGGGCATAAGCGGTACTATTGCCTTTTAACGCTTTAAGATCCGATAAATATTGTTTCGCATTCGGCAAAACGTTATCTTTCTTAATATTACGATTTTCACTGACGGATAAAACATAATTATTCCACATTTCGCCTAACCAACGCTGCATATTCGCTTTTGCCTCAGCCGACATATCGTTGCGTAAAAATGGTTCTACCGCTGATTTATAAGTGCCTACACGGAAAATATGTGGTGTAACGGCTAATTTTTCGAGCATTTCTTTGAAATACAAATTCTCTTGCGATAAACCGTGAATATCCACTTTTCCAATTGAATTTAGATAAATTTCATCAGCAAAGCTGGCTAAATAATATTGTCCTTGTGAATAATTATCCGCATAAGCAATTACCGGTTTTCCTGCATTTTTAAACTGGCTGATAGCCCCACCAATAAAATCTAATGCCGGCAAATCTGCCCCTTCAAAATAATTAAGATCAAGCACTAATCCTTTAATTTTAGGATCATCTTCCGCTTGTTGAATAGCAAATACCACATCAAACGTCGAAATTTTTCTAGGAACGTGCTCGCCATTCAATTCGCTTAATGCATCTTGCCAACGAAGTGTTTCATCACGGTTGTCCGCTAGATAGCCATCTAAATTAACTAGTAATGCGCCTTCCCCTGTTAATGTTGTAGATTTTTTTCCACCGCTTGAAAAGCTAATGATCGTCACTAGCAATAGTACAAAGCCTAAAAACACGACATTCATCACAAGATCACGAATGAAACACAGTGCTTTCCAACAAAATTTTAATACTCGAAACATACAAATTACCTTTAAAAAAATTTGCCCTAGCGTATCACAAAGCCTTGCCAAAAACTATGCTATAATCTACCGCACTTTTATTTATAGGGAATAATAAAATGGATGCACTTACACTTTTAACCACAAGAAAATCAAATAAAAAATTAACCACACCTGCACCTAATGCAGAACAGCTTGAGCGTATTTTCGAAGCAGCAATGCGTTCGCCAGATCACGGAAAATTACATCCCTATCATTTTATTGTAATGGAAAACGAGAGCTTAAATAAATTGGAAACGTTACTTAAAGCTGCCGTTGTAGAATTTGATTTGGGTGAAGAAAAATTGATGAAAGCTGAAAACCTAGCACATCGCGCACCTATGGTTATTGGTGTGGTAGCAAAAATCAATCCAACTATCGTTAAAGTGCCAGATTGGGAACAAATGCTAAGTGCGGGCTGTGCAACTTACGGAATACAACTGGCTGCCCAAGCACAAGGATTTGATAACGTGTGGATTTCAGGAAAATGGGTTGAGGGAAGTGCATTACGAGAAGCTTTCGGATGTCGTGAACAAGATCGTGTGATTGCCTTAGTTATGATTGGCACAAGCATAGAAAAAGCAGAACGTGAATATCGTGTTATCAATACAAAAGATTTTGTAACCTATCTATAAAATATTGCTTTCCTCAAGACTTAGAGGAAAGCAAAATATTGCCTACTCTTCTTCCAATTCATCCGCCATCGTCGCCAATATTTCTCGTGTAAGAATGGCTAATGCACGATAAAAAGGCAAGGTTGCTTGCTTTTCAACTTGAGTTAAAAACTTCGCTGCACAAGGCAATAAAAAGGTTTCAAAAAATTCTTGCTGAGCGACTAAAGAATCCAAATTATCTTCAAGCCAAGAGGCTGTAAGTAATAATAAAGCAAAATGATCCGCACTTTCCACCTCTGGCATATTGCGTACAAGGCGAAAATTAACAAATTCTTCAACATCAATCTCGTAAGCTGAAATAGCCGTCATCACTTTTCCATTCGCTGCAAATAATTTTTGATACTCTTGGTTCAATAAATTGAGATCAATTTTAGCTTGTAGGCTATTCAGTGCTAATTCACTTTCTTTATCAGTATCTAATGCCCAAACTTGACTCAAACCTTTTTGTTGTAACCAAACAAATGCGTCAGCGAGTACTTTATCTGTTGGAGAACGATAAAAAAGATTACCGAATAATCGACTAATTAATGAAAAATTATTAATTTGTTTTTCAGACATTACGCTTTTTCCTTTAAAAGTGCGGTCAATTTTGCTTGAGTTTTTTGAGCTGCAAGTTCAATCATTGCTTCACGAGCCTTATCATCAATTAAATGAATATCCCCGAATAATTCAAACTCAACATTTTCAATTCCACAATAATTGAATAATCCATTAATCAAACAATGATTAAGCGATTTATCCACACCAAATTCTTTATATTTATCAACATTACTGCCAATAGTAATAAATTGCTGCATTTGCTTATTTTTGAGCAATCCCACTGATTCGCCGTTTTCTGTTTTATAGGCAAAGCCATGACTTAATACGCGATCTAAATAGCCTTTCAAAATTGACGGAAATCCCATCCACCAAAGGGGATAAACCAACGTAATTAAATCCGCTTGAAGAATAAAATCGTGCTCTTGCTGAATATCTTCTGGAATAATACCTTTGTTAGCATTTTGCAATTCTTCATGAGATAAAATTGGATTGAAATTCATTTCATAAAGATCACGAAAAAATACATTTACACCCTTTTCTTGACTGATTTGCTCAATACGATTAGCAATTGCTCGCCCAAAACTATTTTCTGAATTAGGATGAGCAAAAATAATTAAGTGATTCATTTTTCTTACCTATTTGTAGGGAAATAAAACGTGGCAAAAGTCTATCAAAATAGACCGCACTTTGCATATAAAATCATATAAAAAAAGCGGGCAATGCCCGCTCTCTTATTTGCATCATAATTATGCTGCGTTTTTACGTTCTTCTTCCATACATACTGCCGCAGTAAATAATACGTCAGTTGATGAGTTTAATGCCGTTTCAGTTGAGTCTTGTAAAATACCAATAATGAAACCAACACCGATCATTTGTGCTGCTACATCATCAGAAATACCAAACAAGCTACAGGCTAATGGAATTAGTAATAATGAACCGCCCGCTACGCCAGATGCACCACAAGCACAAAGTGCTGCAACAATACTTAATAAAAGCGCACTAACGAAAGAAACTTCTAAGCCAAGTGTATGAACTGCAGCTAAAGTTAAGATAGTAATAGTAATCGCCGCACCCGCCATATTAATGTTCGCACCTAATGGAATAGAAACAGAATAAGTTTCTTCATCAAGGTTTAAGCGTTTTGCTAATTCAATATTCACTGGAATATTTGCTGCGGAACTACGTGTGAAGAATGCAGTTACACCACTTTCGCGTACACAAGTCCACACTAATGGGTAAGGATTGCGACGGATTTTCCAGTAAACCAAAATAGGGTTTACAACAAAAGCAGTAAATAACATCGTACCGATTAATACTGCAAGTAATTGCACATAACCGCCTAATGCAACTAAACCTTTATCAGATAAGGTTTCAGCCACTAAACCGAATACACCAAATGGTGCAAAAGAAATAATCACGTGAACAATTTTTGATACGCCTTCTGCAAAATCAGATAACACATTTTTAGTTGCATCAGATGCATGA
The Haemophilus influenzae DNA segment above includes these coding regions:
- the sstT gene encoding serine/threonine transporter SstT; translation: MNTSRLFSLLFHGSLVKRIAAGLVLGIIVALISAPLQETIGFNLAEKVGVLGSIFVKALRAVAPILIFFLVMAALANRKIGTKSNMKEIVVLYLFATFLAAFVAVIAGFLFPTEVVLAAKEDSSSAPQAVGQVLLTLILNVVDNPLNAIFKANFIGVLAWSIGLGLALRHASDATKNVLSDFAEGVSKIVHVIISFAPFGVFGLVAETLSDKGLVALGGYVQLLAVLIGTMLFTAFVVNPILVYWKIRRNPYPLVWTCVRESGVTAFFTRSSAANIPVNIELAKRLNLDEETYSVSIPLGANINMAGAAITITILTLAAVHTLGLEVSFVSALLLSIVAALCACGASGVAGGSLLLIPLACSLFGISDDVAAQMIGVGFIIGILQDSTETALNSSTDVLFTAAVCMEEERKNAA